CAGGCCCACTGCATCGTGCCGATCGCCGCGCAGGTCTCCGAGTAGGAGCGTTCGGAGGGCAACTCGTACCGGTCGCCGACCGCCTCGTCGGAGTGTCGAGCGCCGAGCCCGCCCGTGAGGTACAGCCTGGTGTCGAGCATGTCGTCCCACAACCGTCGGGACGCGTCGAGCAGCGCGGCGTCGCCCCGCTCGATCGCCACGTCGGTGGCGCCCGCGGCGAGGTAGACCATCCGCACGGCGTGGCCGCGCAGCCCGGTCAGCTCCCGGAAGGGCGCGTCATCCTGGAAGTAGTCGGGCGAGAAGAAGGTCGCCGGAACGGATTCGTGCCCGCGCCGGTCCACGAAGGACGCGGCGAGGTCGAGATACCGTCGGTCCCCGGTGTGCCGGGTCAGCTCGACGAGGGCCATCTCCACCTCGGGATGTCCGCACGCGTCGCCCGTGTTCGCGAACCGGGTGACGGCCAGATCAGCGAACCGGACGGCTACCCGCAGTAACCGATCGTCGCCCGCCTGTCTGCTCGCGGCCACGGCGGCCTGCACGAGGTGCCCGAGGTTGTACAGCTCGTGCCCCCAGGCGAGGTCCTCCCAGGGTTCGCGCGCGGTGTGCTCGTTCTGCACGAAGGAGTTGAGATACCCGTCGGCCCGCTGCGCCCGTTCGATGAGGTCGACGGCCTCGTCCCAGAACGCCGTCACCTCCTCGCCGACCTCGTCGCGGCCGATCTCGTAGGCGAGGCCCTCCAGGGTCTTGTAGACGTCGGTGTCCAGGAACGGGTAGCGCCCGACGTACTCCGCTCCGGTCCCCTCGGCGACGGTGCGCAGATTGCCGAGGGTGCCCGCCTCGCGCAACTGCGCGATGGTGTGCGGGATGGTCGCCGCCCGGTTGCGCTCCTGCCAGTCGGCGAGCAGCCCGCCACGCAGGACGACGCGGTCGGCGGGAGTCACGGGCACGCGGTCGGGCGTGGGTCGCACGGCGGCGAGGGGGCCCGTGCCCGGGGCGGGCTCGGGGATGCTCACCCCTCGATCAGCTCTCGTCGAACGGTCCATGCGTGGGTCCTTTCGCCGGCCAGCCCCATGTAGTGGGTGACACACTACTGAGA
The Actinoalloteichus fjordicus DNA segment above includes these coding regions:
- a CDS encoding glycoside hydrolase family 127 protein, producing the protein MDRSTRADRGVSIPEPAPGTGPLAAVRPTPDRVPVTPADRVVLRGGLLADWQERNRAATIPHTIAQLREAGTLGNLRTVAEGTGAEYVGRYPFLDTDVYKTLEGLAYEIGRDEVGEEVTAFWDEAVDLIERAQRADGYLNSFVQNEHTAREPWEDLAWGHELYNLGHLVQAAVAASRQAGDDRLLRVAVRFADLAVTRFANTGDACGHPEVEMALVELTRHTGDRRYLDLAASFVDRRGHESVPATFFSPDYFQDDAPFRELTGLRGHAVRMVYLAAGATDVAIERGDAALLDASRRLWDDMLDTRLYLTGGLGARHSDEAVGDRYELPSERSYSETCAAIGTMQWAWRLLLATGDARYGDVFERILYNAYAVALSQRGTAFSYDNPLQRRPEHRQGGGAPAGSPPRREWFGCACCPPNVIRWMAELPDHLAVATQTGVGVIVYADADVDTERIAVSIRTAYPDDGRVTLTVGRAEPGAELALRIPAWADGATARVAGEEVPVEAVDGWLRLRHDWVPGTVVELDLPMPVRLHGAHPAVDALRGSIAVARGPVVYCAEQQDQQVPLDDIVLSPADLGSARVRVDRLGSDPDTDVLRIAVDVRTRPSTSAELYPVLGTADEPEPAGEPTTVDLVPYRLWANRGPGAMRVWLRAG